A region of Lagenorhynchus albirostris chromosome 20, mLagAlb1.1, whole genome shotgun sequence DNA encodes the following proteins:
- the CTDNEP1 gene encoding CTD nuclear envelope phosphatase 1 isoform X2, producing the protein MMRTQCLLGLRTFVAFAAKLWSFFIYLLRRQIRTVIQYQTVRYDILPLSPVSRNRLSQVKRKILVLDLDETLIHSHHDGVLRPTVRPGTPPDFILKVVIDKHPVRFFVHKRPHVDFFLEVVSQWYELVVFTASMEIYGSAVADKLDNSRSILKRRYYRQHCTLELGSYIKDLSVVHSDLSSIVILDNSPGAYRSHPDNAIPIKSWFSDPSDTALLNLLPMLDALRFTADVRSVLSRNLHQHRL; encoded by the exons ATGATGCGGACGCAGTGTCTGCTGGGGCTGCGCACGTTCGTGGCCTTCGCCGCCAAGCTCTGGAGCTTCTTCATTTACCTTTTGCGGAGGCAGATCCGCACG GTAATTCAGTACCAAACTGTTCGATATGACATCCTTCCCTTATCTCCTGTGTCCCGGAATCGGCTAA GCCAGGTGAAGAGGAAGATCCTGGTGCTGGATCTGGATGAGACACTTATTCACTCCCATCACGATGGGGTCCTGAGGCCTACAGTCCGGCCTGGAACGCCTCCTGACTTCATTCTCAAG GTGGTAATAGACAAACATCCCGTCCGGTTTTTTGTACATAAGAGGCCCCATGTGGATTTCTTCTTGGAAGTG GTGAGCCAGTGGTACGAGCTGGTGGTGTTCACAGCAAGCATGGAAATTTACGGCTCTGCTGTGGCAGATAAACTGGATAATAGCAGAAGCATTCTCAAGAGGAGATACTACAGACAG CACTGCACTTTGGAATTGGGCAGCTACATCAAGGACCTCTCTGTGGTCCACAGTGACCTCTCCAGCATTGTGATCCTGGATAACTCCCCAGGGGCTTACAGGAGCCATCCAG ACAATGCCATCCCCATCAAATCCTGGTTCAGTGACCCCAGCGATACCGCCCTTCTCAACCTGCTTCCGATGCTGGATGCCCTCAG GTTCACCGCTGATGTTCGTTCTGTGCTGAGCCGAAACCTTCACCAACATAGGCTCTG A
- the GABARAP gene encoding gamma-aminobutyric acid receptor-associated protein produces the protein MKFVYKEEHPFEKRRSEGEKIRKKYPDRVPVIVEKAPKARIGDLDKKKYLVPSDLTVGQFYFLIRKRIHLRAEDALFFFVNNVIPPTSATMGQLYQEHHEEDFFLYIAYSDESVYGL, from the exons ATGAAGTTCGTGTATAAAGAGGAGCATCCGTTCGAGAAGCGCCGCTCTGAGGGCGAGAAGATCCGAAAGAAATACCCGGACCGGGTCCCG GTGATAGTAGAAAAGGCTCCCAAAGCTCGGATAGGAGACCTGGACAAAAAGAAATATCTGGTGCCTTCTGATCTTACAG TTGGTCAGTTCTACTTCTTGATCCGGAAGCGAATTCATCTCCGAGCTGAGGAtgccttgtttttctttgtcaacaATGTCATTCCACCCACCAGTGCCACGATGGGTCAGCTATACCAG GAACACCATGAAGAAGACTTCTTTCTATACATTGCCTACAGTGACGAAAGTGTCTATGGTCTGTGA
- the CTDNEP1 gene encoding CTD nuclear envelope phosphatase 1 isoform X1 — MMRTQCLLGLRTFVAFAAKLWSFFIYLLRRQIRTVIQYQTVRYDILPLSPVSRNRLSQVKRKILVLDLDETLIHSHHDGVLRPTVRPGTPPDFILKVVIDKHPVRFFVHKRPHVDFFLEVVSQWYELVVFTASMEIYGSAVADKLDNSRSILKRRYYRQHCTLELGSYIKDLSVVHSDLSSIVILDNSPGAYRSHPDNAIPIKSWFSDPSDTALLNLLPMLDALRFTADVRSVLSRNLHQHRLW, encoded by the exons ATGATGCGGACGCAGTGTCTGCTGGGGCTGCGCACGTTCGTGGCCTTCGCCGCCAAGCTCTGGAGCTTCTTCATTTACCTTTTGCGGAGGCAGATCCGCACG GTAATTCAGTACCAAACTGTTCGATATGACATCCTTCCCTTATCTCCTGTGTCCCGGAATCGGCTAA GCCAGGTGAAGAGGAAGATCCTGGTGCTGGATCTGGATGAGACACTTATTCACTCCCATCACGATGGGGTCCTGAGGCCTACAGTCCGGCCTGGAACGCCTCCTGACTTCATTCTCAAG GTGGTAATAGACAAACATCCCGTCCGGTTTTTTGTACATAAGAGGCCCCATGTGGATTTCTTCTTGGAAGTG GTGAGCCAGTGGTACGAGCTGGTGGTGTTCACAGCAAGCATGGAAATTTACGGCTCTGCTGTGGCAGATAAACTGGATAATAGCAGAAGCATTCTCAAGAGGAGATACTACAGACAG CACTGCACTTTGGAATTGGGCAGCTACATCAAGGACCTCTCTGTGGTCCACAGTGACCTCTCCAGCATTGTGATCCTGGATAACTCCCCAGGGGCTTACAGGAGCCATCCAG ACAATGCCATCCCCATCAAATCCTGGTTCAGTGACCCCAGCGATACCGCCCTTCTCAACCTGCTTCCGATGCTGGATGCCCTCAG GTTCACCGCTGATGTTCGTTCTGTGCTGAGCCGAAACCTTCACCAACATAGGCTCTGGTGA